A stretch of DNA from bacterium:
CTACTCTCTTTAAGGGCTCGAGACATTGCAGTGATACTGAGCACCTCTTGGCTCCGCAACATATCCAAGATACGTAAATCGAGCAGATCATACGAGGCAACATCTTGGGGCATAAGCGAGTAGGGTTCTCCTGTCAATTGCGAAGTCAACACACGAGTTCCCCAATAGTCAAGAGAAACTTCGATCGACCAGCAACGCGACGTAATGGGAGCCTTACACCGCTGCGCGATGTCGTCAAAGAGATTCGCTATCTCTGCTGCACTACGTGATACCGCGGTTACTTGATAGCGCGGATGCCCAACATTTTCGGTTACCCATACGACTTGTGGCGCTTGCCGAAGCAACTTGATAACAGCGGAATGCTTTTCTCTTGGACATGAGAAAAACACATTAAATGTTTGCAAGCCAAGAGTCGAATGATTAATGAAGTATGTGGGTCGTAGCCATTGCTCAGCAAGTGCCTTATTGGTAAGTCGCCTCACCGATTGTTCGGACACACTACATAAACGTGCGATCTCGTTA
This window harbors:
- a CDS encoding Lrp/AsnC family transcriptional regulator → MSEQSVRRLTNKALAEQWLRPTYFINHSTLGLQTFNVFFSCPREKHSAVIKLLRQAPQVVWVTENVGHPRYQVTAVSRSAAEIANLFDDIAQRCKAPITSRCWSIEVSLDYWGTRVLTSQLTGEPYSLMPQDVASYDLLDLRILDMLRSQEVLSITAMSRALKESSTTVAYRYKRLQSRKIISPPFYRFNPQKSDAFSCEYLLSVARVEGDIHEEIVKFCDRTPEVCMLIRAFGMWDYKIEVEAQTFDRLLDARDLLEATLPGVFTDVMTIIRKNYVSERCELAQHPDTISSLRAPQ